The genomic region ATACTTCCAGCTAGACAGGCACTTACAGTTCTGAAAGCTTCAGTGCTGGTAATTTATTATGAATTAAACTTTTTGTGATGAAATTATAAGGTATATATAATAATAAGAATATATGCTCTAGCAATAAATTCCCATTCTCCTCAGCCAATCCCTATTCTCTTTGTCTTGTAGatcacaaataaataagtaaacaaataaataaatccacttTGATGAAAAAATTGTATTGGGAAGTTCTGTCTAAACAGTTACACAGTTCTGCTCACCGATCTTCCAGTTCCCAGATACAAATAAATTGTGGACACCAGATGGATGTCTAAGACGTGTGAATATAACTTATGCCCTTCTTGCCTTGCAAATGAAAGTCACAAGCATGACCATAATAATGACCATAATGAAGCCAGCACTCAGTTCAGAGAAATGAGCTCTCCCTTCTGTAAACGTGCAGTGATTCAACTAGCACTGAATGAACAGCCTGTGCTATACAGCTTCCAAAGCTTCTATGCTTCGGTGAGCTCACAGAAAAGCTCATAAAAAGTTCCAATAGAAGATCATCTACCTAAAACTTCAATGCTTCATCTAAAACAATTTGGAGTCAGTCATTCAGGCCGTGGAATTTAAATTACACCTGTGACACAGATGAAGAATCTCCTTCTAAggctcagcagaaagcagataTAGCCATTCTTACCCGGAAGCTCTCTGCAACATGTTTATTTCGAGATAACATTGTCTTGTGAAAACGGTGATGAGGGCATGCAGGACATGCTACCAAGCTTTCAGTCCCTCCTTGAGAAATACACcaaagcaatggaaaaataacTCTATTGAGATGGTCTTAGCTTGTGCATTTCTAGATTAATCCACTCTCCAgtcttttccagaaaacaagctTGAGTTCCAGCAAACAGTATGCAGAAGGACAACAACTTTGTTCTTGCCATAGTGCTAAATCTAGGCACTAGGCAGTGGAGTAGTCGGGACAGACAACCCATACATTAACAAGCAAGCTTTACTAAATATGTACAAAGCTATGCAAAACTAAGCCATGATATATAATTGCTATTAACGAGAGCCCATCATCATTTAAGTAGATGGCCTGGGGGAGACCAGTGAGCCTAGGACAAATGTAAGACATCTACAGATCTCTTTAAAGTGCAAAATGTTCAGAGCCATTCTATTCTGTCCACTTTTTAGGCAAACAAAGAACTTACTTAGCTCTTtgtttcaggctggtaatgctTCCCTCTCCTTAGCTGTTCTTTCCAAGGACAATTTTCTCAGCTTTCCTTATTTCCTGTTCTTCTGAAGGGAGACTTCAAGCACACAAGGACAACCTCTTTTCGTGTTAATTTGCATGGATGACTAACTGTTAACTAACTGTTGTGCACACCAGCTACAGGTTGCTTGGCTGACCTGCAAAACCTATCAATAATCATGTATGATCACAACACGATCACCAACATGACCTGCCCAATGAAAACCAGCTGAATGAAATAGCTGGCTGTGAtgagcagagaaaataattttgaagaattTACATACTTAATATTTTGCTGCTTAAGTTACAAACACATGAGGGGCTATTGCAGACTGCAACTTAGGCATGTTCTTGGCCTTCTTGATGGCATTAAATTCTCACACTGCAGCACTGATAAGCATCACTGTCTAGAAATTCCAGTTTTGTAAGGAACTAAATTATTGCTGCTGGACAACAATCAGACATTACTTATTCACAGCTTTGTCATTCCTCAGCTGGATTACAGCACTACTCTATGTATGGATAATGTCTTCCATGTCTAGGGAGTTTTGAGAAGTACATAATGCTGGAGCACTTCTCAGAAACACAAGCTATTTGCAGGCATATCAAACCAATCTCTGTGGCTTCccataaaatttaaattaaattcataaTCTCAGTTTTATCTTCAGAGAACATAATTTCCAGGATAGCTAAAGCTTCAAGATAATAACTGTTTTTGACAAGAATAGCAGATTTCACTATGGAGGTAAGCTAGTCTGTTCAGGAGAAAACTTTCAGAGAGCTGactgcaaacagcaaaataaaatccttcaaAGACACAACAGAGTTCACTGTCATCCAATCCCAGccataaatcatagaatcatagaatatcccgagttggaagggacccataaggatcatcaagtccaactcctggcaccacacaggtctacccaaaattttagaccatgtgactaagtgcacagtccaaacgcttcttaatCAGATTTCTTTTACCTTGCCTTCTTCAaagcaaatgtttgttttttaaaaatacccatttatttttaagaaatgaattGTCAAAACTATGGTAACCATTCTTTTCCACGCGCTTTTGTTCCTGGGGAGGGACAAAAGCACAAAAACGCACAATGTATTCTAGATTAGCAGAGACTTACTTGCTTCCCTAACatccttttgttttgtaatgCATAAAACAATGCATTAACATATGTCTTTAGTGTTAATTATATGTAGTGGTTAAGAAGAGATTCTTAATGCAAATAGGGAGTTAtgaactgaaaatgtttaaaactatgccataaacagtattttctcaTGATCAAAGTAGATTAGATGTACTTTAAAATCCATGTAAGTCAttggaaatgtatttctaacatcacaatttttcttttcctaatattAAATGGAACTTGCATGCCATTCTCCTTTCCAACATTAATCTTCTGACTAGCTCAAATGTGTTGTATACCTATCTGTGTATACCTGTGTCAGCTGGTAATTCTCACACACAATTTGGTAAAAAGTAACACAttgcaaagcttttgatactcTGAAGCCACTAAATACCTAAATTCTTGTTTGGCAACAGTAACCCAAGCAAGATGTGACAGACAGCCTACAGTTGACACAGACTGCAGACATGGTCTCTTGATTCCTTCCTCATAATCTGCAGGCAGTGCATGCTCGAATAGATACTTTTAGCATGATGGAATAAGGTGTAGtcacaatccttttttttttttttttcctcagaagagcTGATAAAAGCATCACTGATCTCAGTTGTTGCACTTCTAGGCAAGTAACAGATGGCATTCAATTCAAGCATAGAAAAGTTTTGTTAATAACTGTACTTGTATCACTTAAGTTTTAAGGCTCCAGTTTCCTCATGGTCAGCAAAAGCACTAATAATACTGCAGCCTGAAATGCTGCAGGACCAATTCATGCTGTGTATAAATCAATCTCAAAGAACCACactattttattaatgttaGTGAATTTTGCTCATGTCTGCCTTCCAGCTTACCCTAACACTTGCGATAAGTACAGGCACAATAAAGCAGTGATTCTGCCTGACTTCCATTCATTGATTgtacatacaaaacaaaacatctatGGGCGTCCTGATGGGATCATTTCAGAACTATAATCTTTAGTTAGCttgaaacagaagaatttaCAAGTAGTACAGAGAACTTTTTCATAAGGCTTATCACTGTAATctctttttcccattctttaACCACGTATTTGGTGAGGATTGTTGATGGGGCTGTACAATAGCGTTCTTGTGACTTGCAgctgtgtttttcaaatgaatatttGTCTTGGATTCTCTGTGGAATCTCTCAGCAGCTTTTATTGATGTTTCTTGGTAAATGTTAAACACTACATCAATTCTTTGACTTTCTGCACCATCATGTACTGCTGATAACCAGGTACATGTTAACTTTGTTTATTCTTTGGATCACACTCATTCCATCAGTGATAGATGGCCTGCTGTGGTTTCAGTACAGTTTGCATTCCTCACGATCCCTCTACCAAAGTTGCCTGTTTTGTCGCTCAGAGTGATCTACCCAATGTTGTCAGCGTGTAATGAGTAAGACATATTCAGTATGTCAGCTTGGAGCAACACTTTTTTGGGTTAGatctttgttttgaatattaTTGTCATTAAGAGACCCTTGcatttcctgctctttttttttttttatgactgaAAACTTCCTGACCTTCTTTCTGGAACTCAATTCATGAAATTTCTGCATGAAAGAACCACTCTCTAGATGAAGACTTAAAATAATTGCAGGTCTGCTCACCTACTTCATGTACTTCTAGGAGGACATCAATACTATGTAGCAGCTGGTTGATAAACTGGAAAGATCTATTGGTCATTATTGATTGGCCTTATCTTAAGAATTTCAAGCAAGGCTTCAATACCTGGCCTCATTACAGTTCGATTATCTGTACTTGTTCAGATATTCACTAAGTTACATACTCTATTTCGCACGAGTTAACGTGGAGGCCTTCAGCCGTTTCCTGTCTCTCAGCTACCTTGTACTATGATGATCAGCAATAAGGTGGTATTTAGCTTCAAACTAAATCCCTTCGAACTAAactgatttgaaaataaatcccTTTAGCCCCCCGGAGTCTGAGTGGGCTTCTGTGATTGAGCTGATCTAGTGGAAAGAAAGGGAGGTTCTGcatccctcctgctctgcaTTCCCATCCCCTCCCTTACCCGGTCAGTGTTTTTCATCTAACCCGATTCATTTCACATTTGCAGGGGATTTAATTCTCTACCCCAGGATCTTTCAGAAGCGGCTCATCATAAGGTCAGATGAGCAACACTGCTGGTGAAGGAAGTAGCAGCAGACAGTCAGACAAGGAAAAAGAGAGCAGGAAAACCCCTTTATTAGCAGCCACATTAGAGCAACTCTGATACAACGTGAAACCACACTTTGAAAGTGCATTATTAGAAGGCAATCTAACAATGTGCTGATCTTCCCCTAGCTACACATTCCCAAGTCCTTCCTTATTTTGTCTCTAGCAGTTCTCTGTTGAATTGTACCAGCTTCATTGCTGACCAACAGTTTGCTTACCTGACCGAGAGCCTGCCATTTCTCTGGTGGAATTAGTTTCGAACTGCTCTGACTCACCCTTTTGTTGCATGACTACTGGAACTGATGCAAGGGAGGCGGTGGAAACATGTACCTGAAGACAGATGAGATGTCATGTTTTGATGTCAgagatgtcatttttttttaggagatgAGGAGAtgtcaccttttttctttctttttacagctGGAGAGCAGTCTCTGATTAGCTTAAGCCAACTGTGAGGAGGATATAATTAAACTCAGAGGAAACTTGCCTCCCTAGTGAAAATTTCGGGGGAGCACAGGCTTAGAGCCTCAGACTACGTTtgcatttattctcttttaacCAACTCATCCTCGTGCAGGACTAACGAACCCCACCACCAacccccaatcccaatcccaacccctccacccccaacccgccgccgccatcttgtgcGCCCCTCCGCGGTccccgccccgctccctgccagccccgccccctcccctgcgGGCCCTCCCCCGGGCCGGCGGGCTCGGCGCAGGCGCAGCGGCGCGGTAAACAGGGGCGGCGGCTCCTCCCCCTTACGCCGTTTGCGTGGCCGCCTCCGCGCAGGGCCGCGAGagcgccggcggcggcggcggttgCGCAGTGTGGCCACATCCGGGCGCCGGGGCAGGATGAATGCTCCTTTCCAAGATGGCggcggagggaggagggaaggagatgaACGAGATTAAGACCCAGTTCACCACCCGGGAGGGGCTGTACAAGCTGCTGAGCCACTCGGAGTACAGCCGGCCCAACCGGGTGCCCTTCAACTCGCAGGGCTCCAACCCGGTGCGCGTTTCCTTCGTCAACGTCAACGACCAGAGCGGCAACGGGGACCGGCTCTGCTTCAATGTGGGCCGGGAGCTCTACTTCTACATCTACAAGGGGGTCCGCAAGGTACCGGGAGGCACCGGGGGAGGCTGacggggggctccggggctcCGCCGAGGGTCcccgggggctgtgggggctgtgCCGGGGGCGGGGTGCAGCGGGCGCCGCTGCCTCGGGCCCCCGGGGAGCTCCGGGGCCggcagctgcggggctgcttCACCCGGTGCTGTGaggggcagggtgtggggttggggctgaggggggctgGTGTTGGCTGGGTGAGGGCGGGGATGTCACATTCGGTGCCAGCAGCGGTGGGATTGGGAGTGGGGGGTGTTCGGAGGGGTGTGCCTGCGCGGGGCCTCGCTGCGAATGACATTGGTATGGGAAAGAGGGGGTTTGACAATAATAAGGCGGCTCCGGGCCTCCTTCACCTGCTGCTTCGGGGCCGAGGTGGCCGGGAGCTAATGCCCGGCGTGATTATGGTGGTGTCAAATCCCTGCGGTTAGGCCGGTGGGCGGAGGGTGTCTGTCGCTTCGGTTGAAGAGCTACGGTGTTCGCCCTAAGCTGAGGCCTTTCCCATGAGTTTGAAGCGTGGAGTGGTTCGGGGATTGTTCCTAGATGGGAGCAGTGCGATGAGATGAGTTTTAAATGTCAGATAACGAATGCAGAGAAAGTTGTTTTTACAGGAAAGAACCGTTGATGCAGCTTGAGATAGACTCCTTAACAGTTAGCAGTTGATGCAGGGCTAATAGTGCGTGCATTTGGTGTTTAAGGTCACCGTATTTATGAACAAACCCTTGCTACTTAGTGTGTCTTAAGGTCCTTGATTTTTACGGCATTTAGAGAAGGATTCAGAATTTGTCATGCTGACTGAATGGGCGTTGCTCAGTGGATGTAAACACAGGCATAACAACTGTTAGGTTTCTGGTTTATGTGCCAAAAAATGGGTGTTAGTTATCTTGTATACTTGGCATTCACCTGCTGCAAGGTgagctctttgaaatcttcctgaTCTTAGTCCAGCATGCAACAGGGGATGAAGGCACAGAGAACTAGAGATGTACCTAAAACTGTGCAGAAAGCTTGTGGGTGAGCAAGGAGAAGTACCTGAATCTACGGTCCCCTAAGCTAGTGCCCAAATCTCTGCTCCTCTGTATAAAACATAAGCAGCAACTGGAGAATAAAGTCTACCTCGTTATCTGTTGACTGTGACTTGACAGATCGAATATGTCATATATAATTATGTGGAAAAGCGTGTATGGATTTTAGTTTCACACTTTAATgaattttcataatttaattgttttaaataatcctTAGGCAAGTTTCTTTAAGCGCGTGATGAGTGTTTTGTATCAGGCAGTAATTGCTATTTATAAGCAATTGCTGTCTCTACAATTTACAAGATATTGTGTCAATATCTCTGTAAATCTGTCATTTAAACTATTACTGTGTATGGGTTCTGATATCttaagtttgtttttccatacCAAGTAACTGTAGAGTTCTCTTGCATATTACAGAGCAGGCCTTTATGTAGTTTAATGTTACGTGTGATTATTGCAAGTTGTCTTAGTCATCTCTTGtcacacttaaaataaataaaaataaaatctaaagcTCTGAACTGCATTGAAAGTAGGGACCTGAATAACTTTTTGAAATCACAAAATGGCTTTGAGATTTAGcgttgtaatattttttttctagatgctgaaagctgcttttgatGGTACGCAGTAACAGAAAATTTTAGTTTGTCAGATAGTTAACTTGTGAGCTTTGAGATATACCTGTTAGAgcattacatattttttcctcagaataATGTAAAACGTACGCTTTGTTCAGAGTAGTTTGTTTCAGTGAGCTCttaaaatgttaacaaataaaatatatttgatattttatgtGTGTAAAACTTCAATGAATCCAGAGAACCAGCTAAATAGGTTAAGGAAAGTACTTTAACAGAGAATGGGGAAGATGGACTGTCTGAAACTTGTAATACTTGTTTCtttggaatttattttgaaactatTCAATTGGAAGTCGCTTTACTTTATGTATAAGGTCGGCATAAGAACAGGTTGAGAGACTTTCAGCTGATTATTGAGTTTTTCAGTATCaaaagttagatttttttttttgtggctacTGTAAGAGGAGAGAGCTGATGTTACCTAAATCGGTAGTATGTAAATCTGAGTTCAAGTGGACAAACTACCACTTTGCATGTCTCACCTTGGCAATGGGAGGGCAAGGGGGACTTAGTCAGTTGAAGGCCAACCTATTTGTGTTCCTCTGCCTAATACAAATGCTAATAACTTAGCTGTTATTTCATAATTATCTAAGTACCCCGTAAAAATTTCCCTAATTGCTTCCAGACTCTAATCTTCTCTTCATTTTGGTGAAGTCACTAAAATGAGTACAGGTTGAAGTTAGTGAAGCTGTACTCTGCATGTATCAAGTAgctatgattttctttttttttttttaaggtctgCTTCTGTTCTTGCTATGGAAATGTTATGCTCTTATTAAAACAAGTGAAAGAACCACCAGGACTTTCTTTGAAGGAGCTGTGTCTGTGAGATACTGCTATAATCTTTGTATTGATAATCCATTGCAGATCAGGGCACATCAAGTAAGAGTCACACTTGAGCCATGAATGACTTTTAAGAGTAAATAATGCAAATATTGAGTCAAAGGTACCACTTGAAAGCATGTTTCTTGAAATCAATGATGCTAAGCTTTTTTCTTAGTTTCCATTAAATCCTAAATATATTAACATCTGCTAAGTCTAGTTTGTAAGTCATCATTTAAAGTAGACTGCTAATGTCTGTGTTCTGtttagaatatttaatttatataaagaaaaaaaatcacttttcgagattttttttaaccttgttctttttttttccaagaagctCAGTCGAAAAATTACATCCACTGACCAGGACAGTGGTGTGGAGATTGGAGTACCAataaataatgatgataatttactggggaggcagaggagagtTTTGGGCAGCATTTCAAGCTGTCTTTagagatacattttttttttgagcaaaaatgtatttccacaCAAATTTGTTCTTTGCTCCCTGAAAAAGGAAGctgagtttttattattttattcttccatgTTACCATAAAACATTACCATGAAATGTTACCATGTTTTCATATATTCCATGACAATGAAGTCATCAAAGAAAGCCCATCAGTTACAAGCCAGTGTTGTATTGTTTTTTGTAATGGAACTTATGCAGCTCTCCTTCCATTAATAAGGCAACACAGGCTTACcaaaaactgctgctttttgaTTTGGATCCACTGAAAAAGTAAGTGATCCTATAGGTTAGCGAGGAGAAATTAAACTGTGATTTAATGAGATGTGGTTGCTTTATTTACATAAGTATGTAATTATTTTCAACTGCACTGAGTGTCAATGGGCTTTCCCTTTCGGTACTCCTTAACTTTGACATTAAGAATTGATGTGTTCAATGACGCCTTGTTAAATTGAACGGGTGGATGTTCACAAACCGAACTGATGTAGCGACAGCTGGAAATGATGGCCTAGCAGTGAGCTGTCTTCCTGACAGTGTGCTCCTTTCTCCTTGCTGGCCTTGGCAGCGCTCAGCCTCAGGTTGAGCTAGTTCAGCTTGCTAAACCAGCAGCTAAATACCTGCTCCCTTTCTGGGTAGATTTTTCTCTTGATTTGGCAAGTTAACTGTCTCTTCCGGGGGTCAGGTGTTAGCAGGCACAGTGGCAGCAAAGAAAAGGCTGTGGGGAAAAGGAACAAAGCTTTCCCCTTAAGAGGCCTGTGCTATCAGATGGGATCTCTTGCCTTATGAGGTCTCACCTGAACAAAGCCTTTACTTCAGCCGTAAGTCAGATTGGGCATGATCTGTCCTTTAGGGATTGTTGACTTAATCTCGACTGAGAGCTATAGGTGTTACAAGAGAccttttttctgttgctgcttcATGGAGTAAAAGTATAAGGTAAGCGTTAAAAAATGATTGATCAAACTATGATGCATGGATGCTTTGCATGGGTTGCCTTTTTCTGAAGCCGCAGATCAGGAATGAGGGCCATTACTTGCGTCCTGCTTGTAAGACAGTCTTGGAGCACTTAGCTGGCTTGTGGCAGGCTTTGAGAAATGATTTATTAGTTGATTCATTAGGCTTGGAAAGGAGCGTGCTATCTCATCTTCCTTGCCTTAGGAATGACTGACAAAACGATCGCTGCTGACATTAACTATCAAATCTGTTTCCCTTCCTACTTGGAAGCTAGTGCATTTTCCTGTAAACTGTGTTTATGATAATTGGTGTATTCTCTGTTTATTGTAAAGGCCTCTGGGCAAGTTAATCTGTAACTAGGACTGCAGTACAGTCATATGGAAGTACGCTGCCTTGGCTTCTACCTCCCGTATTGGGGTGTTATGGAATTTGAATGTGTAGCTCAGCTTATTATGTTAGACCAAGCTTTTTGCATCGTAAGGGAATTCTGACGACCAACTCTGCTAACATCTGGCAGGCtgtggttgtttcttttttttttgaacttctCACTAAAAGAAGCTTTATCTTCAgtcctactcttttttttttctgcagctaccTAAAGCAGCAGTCTGTCAATAACTGCATGACATTGTAGTGTGTTGTAATGGTATTGTGGTAGAAACGTGTAGGTGATAAGCTTCTGTTGGGGAAGGCATGGAGGACAGAATCTTTTGACTATCTTTTTAACCTTACATTGAGCAATGGGCTTAGAAATAATTACTTTAAGATGGAGGTAATCTCACATCTTAACTTCTTTTATTAAGAGTTAGCATGTTGGTAATCCCTGGCTATCAGTAAAAATACTGATCGcatgtaggattttttttctttcacggTTCTCTAAATTACCTTTTAATGTCTGGCTTGATATTGGAGTCTCTGTTGTCTGGTTGAGAAGTGTTATCCCTGATGATTACTTGCATTCTACAGACTGTGGTCATCTAGGGTCTTGTCTCAGTGACAGAGTGATAAGGGGTGGCATTTGTCACTGTGCTTACTGCACTGCTCTGGGAGGAGCAGCGTGAGACAGTGCTAGGTTGGAAGCCGGAATCTGCAGGAGCAACAGCCAGCTTTCCTGTGGTGGGGAGGTGAGTTTGTACACTTAGAGATCACTGAGATATGTCAGGCCTCCCAAAAAGATGCACGTTTTAGTAGCATGTATGAGGTATTAAAATGTTGAGATTCGTCAAGGTCTTTGAAGATGTACCTGCTCTGACGCAGAATGAAGTATACGTACATCTTTGTGACCAGTTCTTAAACATGAGTTCCACAGCCTTCATAGTTGTTTTGGGGCctagttttcatattttttcccctaatatcTAGCTAAatttttattggggggggggaacaagcTGATTGTTGTTTTCTGCCAGGATCATAGAGAACAGTTGACTGTTGTCTTTAGCTTTTACGTATTTGAAAACTTGTTAGTTTGTCCTCtcatttttccaaaggaaaataaatctagtCCTTTTAAGCTTCTCAGGTCATGACTTCTGAGTGTTTGATTGCTCTTCTCTATATTGGCTTCAACTAactagcatttatttttatttgcagtacTTAAAATAGGTATAGTGCTTCTACTGTGATTTTGAtacagagaaagggagaacagTTGCCTGCTGTGTCTGTCTTCTAATATTCTTGCTAACATTTTGAACAATGTTGACATTTTTGAATTCTTCTCATAGTGTTGACTCACTTGGATTGTTTCTTAtcatgttgctgtttttttccatgctttgaTTTCTTAATTTATAAATACCACATAGCATTTTCGTTGAATTCTGTTCTAGTAGCTTTATTAAagaatgctttttgtttccaaTTCTGTGCCACATAGTGCAAATAATCCTGCTAATCTTGATGTCATTCACAGTTTAATGTGTACTTTCATCCATTTAAAAAAGGTATCTTAAACATGATGCTTAGTTTGCCTGTAGGTGTGTCACATGAGATTTACCAAAAGTGTTCCTAATTTCAAGGCGTTGCTGTTGACCTTTTCTTCTAGtccagttatttttatttttttagaaaattataTTGGTTTGGTGCCAGCTTTTAGCAAATTTTCCTAGTATGGGATTTTTCCCTATGTCTGTAAGCACCTAGACAATACTTTGGTGTTtttcataccaaaaaaaaaaggtttactACTGTGACTGTTGAATTCTGCTACAAAGTGTTCTGCattgaaagatttatttatacTGGACTCTAACATCGCTCTTCTAGTCAAATGGAAGACAAACACAGCTGGCTAATGGAACTACCACAGTAAAGACATCAAAACTTTCCTCAAAGGTATCTGATGCCATCCTGCGGCTGGAAAAATACTCCTTTTTTGTGCTACAGGGATTTGCATAGTCCACAACTCTTCAGGTGTTCTGGACGTGACACTATTAACCGAATTCGTCCTCcttcagaaatgtgttgtagggttgtttgtggttttgtttgtttcttgttttctccaggAAATCCCTTAATTTGCTGAGGAgtctttctcctctgttttgtAGATAAGAGTAGTTATGTTGCAACTGGATTCACCAGTCCTGTGGAGATATTGTGGCTGGGTCAGTAATATGTTACCTGCTGATCTGTGCTTGTGGAGGTGTTTGAAAGACTTCAGGAAATTGTTTAAGAATTTAATTGATGGATATACTTACCAGCCTGAGTTTTATGATGCAGatagatgttttctttcttaacttTAGCTGGGCTGTACTAAGGACTGCCAAGACATGTTACAAACTGTTCCTGTAGAGTTTTCTGAAGGGTGgtggtttggttgttttgttgttttttttaaatccct from Anser cygnoides isolate HZ-2024a breed goose chromosome 5, Taihu_goose_T2T_genome, whole genome shotgun sequence harbors:
- the WDR20 gene encoding WD repeat-containing protein 20 isoform X5 encodes the protein MLLSKMAAEGGGKEMNEIKTQFTTREGLYKLLSHSEYSRPNRVPFNSQGSNPVRVSFVNVNDQSGNGDRLCFNVGRELYFYIYKGVRKAADLSKPIDKRIYKGTQPTCHDFNHLTATAESVSLLVGFSAGQVQLIDPIKKETSKLFNEEGLLSSQNQANSPSGTVV